The sequence below is a genomic window from Pseudomonadota bacterium.
GAACCGGAAAAGTCCTTGTAAACAACGGCATCGATGTAGCTTTCGTCAACAAGGTCTCTGAAGGCAGACCCCATATCGTTGACATGATCAAGAATGGTGAGCTTCAATTTATCATTAATACACCAAGCGGCAGACATCCGATGCAGGATGAGGTAAGCATACGGGCAAGCGCAGTCCAGTACAAAACCCCTTACACAACAACCATTTCCGGTGCACAGGCCATGGTTAACGCCATAGAACACATAAAAATAGGCGGACTTCAGGTAAAAGCACTTCAGGATTATTTCAAGTAAAAATCTGTTGCGTTTTCGTATCTCGGTGCTTCACGGGTTTACCCGCTTCACAAGATCAGTACAATCAAGGTTGGCGGCGAAGAATTACAGGTAATGTTCAGATTAACCCCTGATATGTTACACAAATCTGACAAATTATGTTATATAGTATGACATGCTATTTCCACGAAACATCAAACATCTTTTCATGGGCTGGAAAACCCGGGATAATAGAAAACCTCTTATTGTCCGGGGTGCCCGCCAGACAGGCAAGACCTCGGCAGTCCACAAACTGGCTTCTGAAGCCTTCGATTCGTATGTATATATCAACCTGGAGAAGGCCGATGACCTTTCGTTGTTTTCAAGGATGTATTCCATCCAGGAACTGCTTCAGATTTTACAGCTCAAATTCAATAAAAAGATAACGCCCGGCAAGACACTCATATTTATAGATGAAATTCAGGTCTCTCCCGCGGCGATGTCACAGCTCCGCTATTTCTATGAAGAATCTCCTGCGCTTCATGTGATTGCAGCAGGGTCACTACTTGAAGTAAAAATGAAGACAGAAGGTTTTTCTTTTCCTGTCGGGCGCGTTGAATACTGTTATCTCCATCCTGTTTCATTCGATGAATTCCTTGGCGCCTTGCATGAGACTGAGTCATTAGACTTTATAAACAGCACAAAAACTACCACTCATATCCCCGATGACATACATACTATCCTTATGAAAAGATTCCATGAATATATTCTGGTTGGCGGAATGCCCGAAGCGGTACAACGATATGCTGCTGAAAAGTCGTTTATTAATGTAAATCCGGTATACGAGTCCATCATAACCGGTTTCAAAGATGATGTGTTCAAGTATTCACGGGAGGCGAAGGCAAAGTACCTTCAGTTTATTATTGAGCATGCCCCGAAATATGTCGGGTTGGCTGTTAAATATGAGAATTTCGGCGGATCAGGCTTCCGCAGCAGGGAGATGAGCGAAGCCTTTGAT
It includes:
- a CDS encoding AAA family ATPase, with product MLFPRNIKHLFMGWKTRDNRKPLIVRGARQTGKTSAVHKLASEAFDSYVYINLEKADDLSLFSRMYSIQELLQILQLKFNKKITPGKTLIFIDEIQVSPAAMSQLRYFYEESPALHVIAAGSLLEVKMKTEGFSFPVGRVEYCYLHPVSFDEFLGALHETESLDFINSTKTTTHIPDDIHTILMKRFHEYILVGGMPEAVQRYAAEKSFINVNPVYESIITGFKDDVFKYSREAKAKYLQFIIEHAPKYVGLAVKYENFGGSGFRSREMSEAFDILEKAMIVHRVYPSASRQLPLLHNLKKSPKLVFLDMGLINYQLGLRTEIINIEDINAVFHGQIGEQIVGQMLLSLSPLKNARLSYWYREQRGSLSEVDYLMSYNNKLVPVEVKSGKTGRLKSLHLFMEESKSNVAVRIHSGNLSVDNISTPKGKMFTLLSIPFYLVHRIEELLAEVIE